The sequence CGTTGGTCCCTCGCTCCCAGGAATGGTAGGGATGGGCGAAGTAGATCGGTAGATCGAGCTTGCGTTCCAGCTCGATCGGACGGGCGAACTCGCGGCCGTTGTCCAGGGTCAGGCTCCGGCGTTTCTCGGCGGGCAGTCTGCGAAGGGTTCGCTGGAGTTGCTCGGCGACCGGCTTGGCGGCGCAGGCGTGGACTTTGCGTGCGATCACATAGCGGCTGGCCCGATCCACGCAGGTGACGAGGTATCCGGTGCGTCCTTTGCCGACGACGGTATC is a genomic window of Anaerobaca lacustris containing:
- a CDS encoding IS30 family transposase, encoding PPPGLEGLSISHTTVYRWIWADPQRTHQFRPFLRIARKPRRKPYGKPSRQGQILGKRSIDERPKEANERTRLGDWEGDTVVGKGRTGYLVTCVDRASRYVIARKVHACAAKPVAEQLQRTLRRLPAEKRRSLTLDNGREFARPIELERKLDLPIYFAHPYHSWERGTN